Proteins encoded by one window of Paenibacillus urinalis:
- the hisA gene encoding 1-(5-phosphoribosyl)-5-[(5-phosphoribosylamino)methylideneamino]imidazole-4-carboxamide isomerase: protein MSLFTIYPAIDIRGGKCVRLVQGDYNQETVYNDSPVDAAKEWEAQGGSFIHLVDLDGAKEGKPVNAEVIGKIASAVNVPVQVGGGLRRIEDVEQLLSLGVGRVILGTAAIEDRQFTEKVLASYGDKVAIGIDARDGYVATRGWLETSQVKAEVLAKELAAYGAKTFIFTDISRDGMMQGPNIEAIVSLAEVSGQQVIASGGVSTMEDLVRLHRYRDQGVSGAIVGKALYTGAIDLRQAIETMNNNGLT from the coding sequence ATGTCTTTGTTCACTATATATCCGGCGATTGATATTCGAGGCGGCAAATGTGTAAGGCTGGTGCAAGGAGACTATAACCAAGAGACGGTGTACAACGACAGTCCGGTAGATGCTGCCAAGGAGTGGGAGGCGCAGGGAGGCTCCTTCATCCATTTGGTCGATCTTGATGGAGCGAAGGAAGGTAAGCCGGTGAATGCTGAAGTCATCGGAAAAATTGCCTCCGCTGTAAATGTTCCTGTGCAAGTCGGAGGCGGGCTGCGCCGGATTGAGGATGTAGAACAGCTTCTGTCACTTGGCGTCGGCCGGGTTATTCTCGGTACTGCGGCAATCGAGGATCGGCAGTTTACAGAGAAGGTGCTTGCTTCCTATGGTGACAAGGTAGCTATTGGCATTGATGCAAGAGACGGTTATGTGGCGACAAGAGGCTGGCTTGAAACTTCTCAGGTTAAAGCGGAGGTGCTGGCCAAGGAGCTTGCTGCATACGGAGCTAAGACTTTTATTTTCACGGATATTTCGAGAGACGGAATGATGCAGGGTCCGAATATTGAAGCCATTGTATCCTTAGCTGAGGTCAGCGGACAGCAGGTGATTGCTTCCGGCGGAGTCAGCACGATGGAAGATCTGGTGCGTCTGCACAGATACAGAGATCAGGGCGTCAGCGGTGCGATCGTTGGAAAGGCCTTGTATACGGGAGCGATTGATCTGAGACAGGCGATCGAGACGATGAATAACAATGGTTTAACGTAA
- the hisF gene encoding imidazole glycerol phosphate synthase subunit HisF: MLAKRIIPCLDVKDGRVVKGVNFVNLRDAGDPVELAALYDKEGADEIVFLDISASAEGRETMIEVVRQTAGEIAIPFTVGGGIKHVDDMKRILRAGADKIGINTAAVLNPDLITQGAQRFGSQCIVVAVDAKWNESIGDWEVYTHGGRKAAGIRALDWVKRAEQLGAGEVLLTSMDTDGTKDGFDIALTKAVSETVGIPVIASGGAGQEAHFEEVFTEGKADAGLAATIFHYKEIAIPHLKQQLKSKGVEIR, from the coding sequence ATGCTGGCCAAGCGAATCATTCCGTGCCTGGATGTAAAGGACGGCAGAGTAGTAAAGGGAGTCAATTTCGTCAATCTGAGAGACGCCGGTGATCCTGTAGAGCTGGCTGCCTTGTATGATAAGGAAGGGGCAGACGAGATTGTCTTCTTGGACATTTCGGCCTCAGCAGAAGGGCGGGAGACGATGATTGAGGTCGTCCGTCAAACCGCTGGAGAAATTGCGATTCCTTTCACAGTCGGCGGGGGAATCAAGCATGTGGATGACATGAAGAGAATTTTGCGTGCGGGTGCGGACAAGATCGGGATTAATACAGCCGCTGTACTGAATCCGGATTTAATTACTCAAGGTGCACAGCGGTTCGGTTCTCAGTGTATTGTGGTTGCCGTCGATGCCAAGTGGAACGAGTCCATTGGCGATTGGGAGGTATATACACACGGCGGGAGAAAGGCTGCGGGGATTCGGGCACTGGATTGGGTCAAACGAGCTGAGCAGCTGGGAGCTGGAGAAGTACTCTTAACGAGCATGGATACAGACGGAACGAAGGACGGATTCGATATCGCACTGACGAAGGCTGTCAGTGAGACAGTCGGCATTCCCGTTATTGCTTCAGGCGGTGCAGGGCAAGAAGCGCATTTTGAAGAAGTGTTCACAGAAGGCAAAGCAGATGCAGGGCTAGCTGCAACGATCTTCCACTATAAAGAGATCGCGATACCGCATCTCAAACAGCAGCTGAAATCCAAAGGGGTTGAAATTCGATGA
- the hisIE gene encoding bifunctional phosphoribosyl-AMP cyclohydrolase/phosphoribosyl-ATP diphosphatase HisIE: MSTELAIEAVRFDEKGLVPAIVQDADTKEVLMMAYMNEESLLKSISTGETWFWSRSRNELWNKGATSGNVQSIITMKYDCDGDTLLMLVEPKGPACHTGENSCFYREIRGLARTNASVTVRGTSEGGSASEVRFEVLAELERVISEREKERPEGAYTTYLFDKGVDKILKKIGEEASETIIAAKNKDNQELRLEVSDLIYHLLVLLEERKLPLDEIMQELSLRHERPRRD; this comes from the coding sequence ATGAGTACAGAACTAGCAATAGAAGCCGTCCGTTTTGATGAAAAGGGTCTAGTCCCTGCCATCGTTCAGGATGCGGACACCAAAGAAGTGCTGATGATGGCCTATATGAATGAAGAGTCGCTGCTGAAGTCCATCTCAACGGGAGAGACCTGGTTCTGGTCTCGTTCGCGGAACGAGCTGTGGAATAAGGGGGCGACGTCCGGTAATGTTCAGTCGATCATAACTATGAAGTACGATTGTGATGGAGACACGCTGCTTATGCTGGTAGAGCCAAAAGGCCCAGCTTGCCATACGGGCGAGAACAGCTGTTTTTATCGTGAGATTCGTGGACTGGCTCGAACGAATGCTTCTGTGACTGTACGCGGTACTAGTGAGGGTGGTTCTGCATCGGAAGTCCGGTTTGAAGTACTGGCTGAGCTGGAGCGTGTCATCTCAGAGCGTGAGAAGGAGCGCCCTGAAGGTGCATATACGACATATCTGTTCGATAAAGGCGTAGATAAGATCCTCAAGAAGATCGGTGAGGAAGCGTCAGAAACGATCATCGCTGCCAAGAATAAGGATAATCAGGAGCTCAGACTTGAGGTCAGTGACCTGATCTATCATTTACTCGTTCTCCTTGAAGAACGGAAGCTGCCGCTGGATGAGATCATGCAGGAGCTCAGTCTTCGTCATGAACGTCCACGCCGGGATTAA
- the hisJ gene encoding histidinol-phosphatase HisJ, with product MLIDFHTHHARCGHAVGELEAYVQQAVRLGYSQIGLSDHMPLIHVDPATYYPEMAMPMEELPRYVEECLSLKEKYKGQIEVRVGLEGDYIEGWEEKIEQIIHAYPFDYVIGSVHFLKEWDISDYRQVHNWENKDVLEVYKTYYDAVKKAARSGLYDFLGHIDVIKRFGYTPKPVEAEEWLQLESSVLETIAASRMAIELNASGLSKPCAEMFPSRRILEKACELNIPITVGSDAHDPAKVGEHVDQARELLREIGYTELAVFEQRKRSSVPL from the coding sequence ATGCTAATCGACTTTCATACACATCATGCCCGCTGCGGGCATGCCGTTGGAGAGCTGGAAGCCTATGTACAGCAAGCCGTTCGGCTCGGTTACAGCCAAATTGGGCTGTCCGATCATATGCCGCTGATCCACGTCGATCCGGCAACGTATTATCCTGAAATGGCCATGCCAATGGAGGAGCTTCCCCGCTACGTGGAGGAGTGTTTATCACTGAAGGAGAAGTACAAGGGACAAATCGAGGTGCGCGTCGGTCTTGAAGGTGACTACATCGAGGGATGGGAGGAGAAGATTGAGCAGATCATTCATGCCTATCCTTTTGATTATGTCATCGGCTCCGTTCACTTCTTGAAGGAATGGGACATTTCGGATTATCGGCAGGTGCATAACTGGGAGAACAAGGATGTTCTTGAAGTGTACAAGACGTATTACGATGCAGTGAAGAAGGCGGCACGCTCAGGGCTCTATGATTTTCTCGGGCACATTGATGTGATCAAACGTTTCGGCTATACACCCAAGCCAGTGGAAGCAGAGGAATGGTTGCAGCTGGAGAGCTCCGTCCTTGAGACGATTGCCGCAAGCAGGATGGCAATAGAGCTGAATGCCTCTGGTCTATCCAAGCCTTGTGCGGAGATGTTCCCGAGCCGGCGAATACTTGAGAAAGCCTGTGAACTGAATATTCCAATCACGGTTGGATCTGATGCACATGATCCGGCGAAAGTAGGCGAGCATGTCGATCAGGCAAGAGAACTTCTAAGAGAAATCGGCTACACTGAGCTTGCCGTATTCGAGCAGCGAAAACGGTCGTCTGTTCCATTGTAA
- a CDS encoding ribose-phosphate diphosphokinase, whose protein sequence is MQHSLRIFSGSSNPQLVQNICRKLGVESGKLKISRFKSGEIYVHYEETIRNCDVFLVQSLSRPINELLVELLVMIDAAKRASARTINVILPYYGYARQERKSAPREPISAKLLADVLTTAGASRVVTIDLHAAAIQGFFNIPVDHLTALDLICDYLKSKNIANPVIVSPDAGRASMAEKLASRLDSPFAIMIKKRPNHNESVITHVIGDVDGRTPIIIEDLIDTGTTIVNVVEGLKERGAGPAIVCATHGLFSGPALERLTHPHISEIVVTDSIALPESGNPSCFTVLSVAPMLARAIRIILDGGSIATLFKDAGV, encoded by the coding sequence ATGCAGCATTCTCTCCGTATATTTTCGGGTTCGTCCAACCCTCAGCTTGTACAAAATATTTGCCGCAAGCTTGGAGTCGAATCGGGTAAGCTCAAAATATCCCGCTTCAAGAGTGGTGAGATTTATGTGCACTATGAGGAAACGATCCGAAATTGTGATGTATTTCTAGTCCAATCGCTGTCGAGACCGATCAACGAACTGCTCGTGGAGCTGCTCGTGATGATTGATGCCGCCAAGCGGGCATCTGCCCGAACGATTAATGTCATTTTGCCCTATTATGGCTATGCAAGGCAGGAACGCAAATCCGCACCACGAGAGCCGATCTCTGCCAAGCTGCTGGCGGATGTACTGACGACAGCGGGTGCGAGCAGAGTCGTAACGATCGACCTGCATGCTGCAGCAATCCAGGGCTTCTTCAATATACCCGTTGATCACCTGACGGCTCTTGATTTGATATGTGACTACTTGAAGAGTAAAAATATTGCGAATCCGGTTATTGTGTCACCGGATGCAGGCCGGGCCTCCATGGCGGAGAAGCTGGCCAGCAGACTGGACTCACCATTCGCCATCATGATTAAGAAGCGTCCCAATCATAATGAATCGGTTATTACTCATGTTATCGGGGATGTAGATGGCAGGACACCGATTATAATAGAAGATTTAATTGATACAGGTACGACCATTGTAAATGTGGTGGAGGGGCTTAAAGAGAGAGGAGCCGGTCCTGCTATTGTCTGCGCGACGCATGGTCTATTTTCAGGACCAGCCTTGGAAAGGCTTACGCACCCTCATATTTCTGAGATTGTGGTCACCGACTCCATAGCGTTGCCCGAATCAGGTAATCCTTCGTGCTTCACGGTCTTGTCCGTTGCACCGATGCTGGCGAGAGCGATTCGTATTATTCTTGATGGCGGCTCAATTGCCACGTTGTTTAAGGATGCTGGTGTATAG
- the trxB gene encoding thioredoxin-disulfide reductase → MSHYRSVIIGTGPAGLTSAIYLARANMNPLVIEGLEPGGQLTTTTEVENFPGFPEGILGPELMDNMRKQAERFGAEFKSGWVDDIDLSVKPFRIKVEGREEITADAVIISTGASAKYLGIPGEKENVGRGVSTCATCDGFFFRGKKIVVIGGGDSAMEEANFLTRFASSVTVVHRREELRASKIMQDRARGNEKVEWALNRTPLEVVVEESGVKGLKVKNNETGEEELIEASGVFVAIGHRPNTEFLKEQITLDAGGYIAVHPGTTETNIPGVFACGDVQDTKYRQAITAAGSGCMAAMDCEKYLEGSMTHDWSETLNP, encoded by the coding sequence ATGTCTCACTATAGATCGGTTATTATTGGAACAGGACCCGCAGGTCTGACTTCAGCCATATACTTGGCTCGTGCGAATATGAATCCACTCGTGATCGAGGGTCTTGAGCCAGGTGGACAATTGACAACCACAACAGAGGTGGAGAACTTCCCGGGCTTTCCCGAAGGGATTCTAGGTCCTGAGCTGATGGACAACATGCGCAAGCAGGCTGAACGCTTTGGTGCGGAGTTTAAGAGCGGCTGGGTGGACGACATCGACTTGTCTGTGAAGCCATTCCGTATCAAAGTGGAAGGGCGGGAGGAAATAACGGCCGATGCCGTTATCATCTCAACGGGAGCCTCTGCCAAGTATCTTGGTATTCCAGGGGAAAAAGAAAACGTAGGCCGCGGTGTCAGCACCTGTGCGACTTGTGACGGTTTCTTTTTCCGGGGCAAGAAAATTGTCGTCATCGGCGGAGGAGATTCAGCGATGGAGGAAGCCAACTTCCTGACTCGTTTTGCCTCCAGCGTGACCGTCGTTCACCGCCGGGAGGAGCTGCGTGCTTCAAAGATTATGCAGGACCGTGCACGTGGGAATGAAAAAGTGGAGTGGGCTCTTAATCGTACACCGCTTGAGGTCGTAGTGGAGGAGTCAGGGGTCAAAGGTCTCAAGGTGAAGAACAACGAGACAGGCGAAGAAGAGCTGATAGAAGCTTCCGGCGTGTTTGTCGCAATTGGACACCGTCCCAATACGGAATTCCTGAAAGAACAGATTACACTGGATGCCGGGGGCTACATTGCAGTTCATCCAGGCACAACGGAAACAAACATTCCAGGCGTGTTTGCATGCGGCGACGTACAGGATACGAAGTATCGCCAGGCAATCACAGCGGCCGGGTCAGGCTGTATGGCCGCTATGGACTGTGAGAAGTATTTGGAAGGCAGCATGACTCATGACTGGAGCGAGACTCTCAATCCATAA
- a CDS encoding ROK family glucokinase, giving the protein MSENIYVGVDLGGTAIKVGICDEQGKLLHTYEGPTEVDKGVDTVINNIEKYVRHIAEESPYSWDQLAGVGAGVAGFTNVREGIIILAPNVGFRDVPIRSILEERLGKPVKIDNDANVAALGEAWAGAGAGVENCVCYTLGTGVGGGIIINGKIYQGFSGMAGELGHVSVVPDLEAIKCGCGKMGCLETVSSATGIIRMAKDAVERGDHTSLSTVPTIMAKDVFDAAKAGDEVALRIVRRAAFYLGKSLAAVAAVLNPQSYIIGGGVSKAGDILFDEVRSVFASYTPEPLQDGVSIVPATLGNDAGIVGAAGLLIRS; this is encoded by the coding sequence ATGTCTGAAAATATCTACGTTGGAGTGGATTTGGGCGGAACCGCAATCAAAGTCGGAATCTGCGACGAGCAAGGAAAGCTTCTACATACCTATGAAGGACCTACAGAAGTGGACAAAGGTGTAGATACGGTTATTAACAACATCGAGAAGTATGTCCGTCATATCGCAGAGGAGTCACCATACAGTTGGGACCAGCTTGCAGGAGTTGGTGCAGGAGTTGCCGGATTCACTAATGTGCGCGAAGGAATTATTATTCTGGCACCTAACGTAGGATTTCGAGATGTTCCGATTCGTTCCATTCTCGAAGAAAGACTTGGCAAGCCTGTCAAAATAGATAATGATGCGAATGTAGCAGCACTTGGCGAGGCATGGGCTGGTGCGGGCGCTGGCGTTGAGAATTGTGTGTGCTATACGCTTGGAACAGGCGTTGGCGGCGGTATTATTATTAATGGCAAGATCTATCAAGGCTTCTCGGGTATGGCTGGAGAGCTTGGCCATGTCAGCGTTGTCCCGGATCTTGAGGCGATTAAGTGCGGCTGTGGCAAGATGGGCTGTTTGGAAACCGTTTCATCTGCAACCGGTATTATTCGTATGGCGAAGGACGCTGTTGAACGCGGAGATCACACGAGCCTGAGCACTGTACCAACGATTATGGCGAAGGATGTGTTCGATGCAGCCAAAGCAGGAGATGAGGTAGCCCTTCGTATTGTTCGTCGTGCAGCCTTCTATCTCGGCAAATCACTGGCTGCAGTAGCAGCTGTACTGAACCCGCAGTCTTATATTATCGGGGGCGGCGTATCGAAGGCAGGAGACATCCTGTTCGACGAAGTGCGCAGCGTGTTCGCGAGCTACACCCCTGAACCACTGCAAGATGGGGTATCTATTGTACCCGCTACGCTTGGCAATGATGCAGGAATCGTCGGAGCCGCTGGACTGTTAATTCGATCTTAA